A region from the Mya arenaria isolate MELC-2E11 chromosome 2, ASM2691426v1 genome encodes:
- the LOC128218617 gene encoding uncharacterized protein LOC128218617 — translation MSFENWILMTKMPTSQMYLFAVLFILVRDVGNRSEKQTTMTEALGGGLGGGVVGLIILAIIAMLWFRKRGRSNTERNNSLHDARKDYDTVDANLREVELNDLRYEALQGTDVHTMEQTTDYSNVSEHVNDNITYQNVRGGSLSD, via the exons ATGAGTTTTGAAAACTGGATACTTATGACGAAGATGCCCACAAGCCAAATGTACTTGTTTGCTGTTCTGTTCATACTTGTGCGAG ACGTTGGAAATAGAAGTGAAAAACAGACCACAATGACAGAAGCACTTGGAGGGGGTCTCGGTGGAGGCGTTGTGGGGCTTATAATCCTTGCAATAATTGCTATGCTTTGGTTTCGTAAAAG GGGAAGGTCGAACACGGAAcgcaataattcacttcatgacg CCCGAAAAGATTATGACACAGTGGATGCTAATTTGCGTGAGGTTGAGCTCAATGATCTTAGGTATGAGGCTCTTCAAGGAACAGATGTTCACACGATGGAACAAACAACTGACTATTCAAACGTCTCTGAACATGTAAACGACAACATCACATAC CAAAACGTTCGTGGCGGATCACTATCTGATTGA
- the LOC128214689 gene encoding probable ATP-dependent RNA helicase DDX46 has product MAKEGRSYRRRSRSRSRSKSRDRKRKRSRSKERKRSRSRDKKRSRSRERKRSRERKRSRSRDRKRSRSRDRRRKDDKRRKRSRSKDRSKSKSPSKYGEGAIRVKDEPLDKEEEQKRLEMEMQKRRERIEKWRDERKKKQELIPINIAIPSKIWSLEDEDDDDEEGDTDGEKMEEEEDEVDPLDAYMQSVTEEIKKPDLTNAGEANNQSTNSAGKGKLTIITAVAKKKEDPTIQKGELMDNNTDLMEYSSEEEEEDLDSAMANMNKQKKKDVVITDHSKVYYAPFRKNFYVEIPELAKLTPEGKVDNLG; this is encoded by the exons ATGGCAAAAGAAGGAAG atcATACAGAAGGCGATCCCGCAGCAGATCAAGATCTAAGTCTAGGGATAGAAAAAGAAAGCGTTCACGGTCGAAAGAACGAAAACGCTCCAGATCTAGGGACaaaaaaaggtcaaggtcaagagAAAGAAAAAGGTCAAGGGAGAGAAAGAGGTCACGTTCTAGAGATAGAAAAAGGTCACGTTCTAGAGATAGGAGGAGAAAAGATGATAAGAGAAG GAAAAGGTCACGGTCAAAAGACAGGTCAAAGAGTAAATCTCCCAGCAAGTATGGTGAGGGAGCTATCAGAGTCAAGGATGAACCACTAGACAAG GAGGAGGAACAGAAAAGACTTGAGATGGAGATGCAAAAGAGACGCGAACGAATCGAGAAATGGCGGGATGAACGAAAGAAGAAGCAAGAGCTCATACCGATAAATATCGCTATACCGAGCAAGATATGGAGCCTTGAGGATGAGGATGACGACGATGAGGAGGGGGACACCGATGGAGAGAAGATGGAAGAGGAGGAAGATGAGGTTGATCCTCTTGACGCTTACATGCAG TCGGTCACTGAAGAAATCAAGAAGCCTGATCTCACAAATGCAGGAGAGGCAAATAAT CAGAGTACTAATAGTGCTGGTAAGGGGAAATTGACCATTATCACAGCGGTGGCGAAGAAGAAAGAGGACCCCACCATACAGAAGGGCGAGCTCATGGACAATAACACAGACCTTATGGAG TATTCGTCAGAAGAAGAGGAGGAGGACCTTGATTCCGCCATggcaaacatgaataaacagaAGAAAAAG GATGTAGTGATCACAGACCACAGTAAGGTGTACTACGCACCATTCCGGAAAAACTTCTACGTGGAAATCCCGGAACTCGCTAAACTAACACCAGAAG GAAAAGTGGATAACCTCGGTTAA